Sequence from the Ictalurus punctatus breed USDA103 chromosome 10, Coco_2.0, whole genome shotgun sequence genome:
agagggctgtgtgtgtgtgtgtgtgtgtgtgtgtgatgtcttaACCCTGACCTGTATCCTGCACTTGGCCTCCACCAGCTGCAGTTTGGTCTGAGCCAGTTCTAGCTCCAGCTCCCGCAGCTGAGCCTTCAGAGAATCCTTCTCCTCGTCCAGGTCCGAGTCACGGTTGTCCTGTGTTACTGCGGGGACATGAAGGGGCCCATCCTTACTGAACACCTCCCGACATCGCTCGCACGCCATCACTTTACTCTGACAGAGTGTggacacatacatatacaacaGTTAGATTTAAGGTTTAGTGTTTTATAAAGATCAGCAAATTAATGTCAGTGTCAACTACAAACAAGTTTATGGTTAACTCTTTTCGAGTTGTGCACAAGGGTGTGagcataaaaaaatgaaatttacaTGGAGGACATCCAGGTTGGAGTTATTATGGAACAAACCAATATGCGAATAAAAGACATACAACACTAATTTATCGGGGAAGGGACATGTAAAGTAAGTGTTTGCgtagtttatttaaatttttttcattcagtgtAAAAAATGTTGGTGATTCACAGCACTTATGTATGATTGTGAGGCTAAATGTCCACTGCATGTGGCAGAATGTCTTTTTCTGCTCTCTTCTCCAGTGCCTCGAACACTCGAGGGGCGTCTGTTTACTATTTACATCAGCATACAATGACAAGCATTCCTGGTAAAAAAAAGTATCCATGTATAAATACAGATGCTCACGTGAAAATTAGCTGCAACATGCATCAGAGGAAAATAAGGCTGAGGCCGTTATTAATTCATCATCCTCATTATCCAGACGGGACGATACGTAGGTTGAAAATCGCAAATGGACATAATGGAACACAGGCCATGGAAAGATGTCTTTTGACAGATTGGTCAACACAACGTGACTGCTGCTTATAATTTGCATTAAGCTAAAACTAGCTGAACTTTTCTCACTGTGTCACGACTGAAGTTCTTGCTGCTCGCAATCCCACAAACCCTTGTGCATTTTTCGCTACTCCCCATTGGATATGAATGGGAGGGAACTTTTTCATTTGCTTGTAGTGTACATGTGGCCTAACATTCCTTTAATGGAATtgaattattacaaagtaaGTGACAACAAGACAAGATCACTTTtacttaaagcgcacctattatggttttgaaacatgccaaattttgttttaaaatcctttagaacggatcattgaacgagtcgtttgtgacacgtttaaattatgagcatcCAAGGTCATCCAACAtgcaaggtcaaaaaacactttaatctgctcataatttaaacgtgtcacaaatgactcgttcaatgatccgttctaaaggattcattctaaactcctcctttcagagagcatactctgctctgatagGTCAGATGTCCCGGTCtattgtgattggtctaccgctgtcggcgagcggccgatgaagaccagaggcggggctttttgttacaaatctacgtaggttagtacaggaaataagtctggaatcactaatgactcgtttcagctgttccgaatcggttccttcttttgcgAGCCAATAACGCCATTTGTCGTTCACTTTGATCTTTGCAGCTtttcagatgtttttacatCCACAAACATCtacataacacactacatgaagggtaatatttgaaaaaccataatagctGCACTTTAATTTGACAGAAATTTCAATGCATTGCCAAGACGATAATACTGTATGAAAACTGGAACCAGATGTTTTACCTTAACAATATCCAGCTCCTCCTTGGTGGAGGCCTGTTGTTTCTCCAGCCTGGTGCTCAGCTGAGAGCAAATCTGGGACAgacaatataaaacattaccAGCTTTCAGCTCACAGATCAGCTTTACTTTATCCACAagagaaatgacaaaaatacgCCATTTATTCTAACGATCGTAGAAAAGCAGAGAAATACGAATGTCAGGATCCTTAGATGTGCGTTATTGGTGGACAGTGAGGATTTACAGGAACAATGGAACAGTGTATGCTACCTGTTTATACTCGGTAATGATGGCTGTGGTCTTCTTAATCTCAGATTCTGCTTTCTCCAACTCTCTTCTGAACACCTCTTTCagctaaataaaaacagtaatttATTATTACTCAGTGTTGTGAGAAAACATCCAGAAACTGACCATACATTTCAAGAAACCTCTGCTTAGACAGATACAACTATTACTGCAGCAAATTATCATTTAGGTGAGATTATGTCTCCGGTGTTAACCCTccccgacactggagactctttccatgaatgttaaacatctcctcacagaaaacttcagcatatcaacaattatacatttgtatctgtttacataaaagcatgtttttaatgtatttataacTAGCCTTAGATTAAGTGGCGTATCCACCATGTAAGTTGTTTCaacagaaacaataatgtattagaacagatgcattaatacaaacctacTATCAGatctgctgttacagaaaatttaacaacaccttctaaccagtcagaatagagaattcaacaatgctaTGGTATAAAAGATGTTAATTGGCTCCAGACAGGTTTACTTAGAAACAGACGCAAGAGTAATTCATTGTTAATGTAGACCTGTGCTGTCTCTTCCTCCTGCCTCCTTTTCTCCTCCTCTGTCTCCACCAGCCGCTGCTTTGTGCTCAGCAGCTCTTTGTTCAACACGTCGGCCTTGTCCTCCGCCTAGACACAAGCGCAGCTCCATATGAGTACTACAGCAACAAAACTAGCGGAATATTCTTTATTGTCACGTGTACAATTTATAAACTGAAGGAAGAGAAGATGCAGACCTGGTCTAAATCGTTCCTCAGCGCAATCTTGCTAGTGACCAGCTCATGGGCAAGGTCATCGTTCTCCTGCTCCAAACGCATGCTGGCTTCCTGTAACCGCCGATTCTCCCTCTGGATgaacacaagaacacacacgcacgcacacacacgcacacacacacacatttgcatttGTCAACAGCTTTTCTGAAGCTTCAGCACTGAGATAGGGCTCACAGACTAGATATAACAGGGTGGTAAAAGAAAGGCAGAGCTGGCTGAACTGGACTTGCTAAAGCTAAACACGCACATCAATAATATAGGTACATTAATTACACGATAAATGAATGCATTTCACTCATATGCATGACATTGCACAAAAGCCAACAGTCAGCAATTCCGAAAAggaacaaaaagcaaaaaaaaaatatcactagACAGCTTAAAGTAGTTTCCTCCTGGTTTCAAATTCCACTCAGTATATCTTGTGTACATACGGatggcacacacacagttaataataataataataataataataataatctgagaaACCAAACTACACTGAGGAAATAATTAGCATGACATGCTGTCATTCACAGTTACTTTTCTACCCCACTTCACATCCTGATGCCatattaaacagatttttcaATCTGATAGGCAGAATGAAATGAGTACAGCAGCATGAGACAAGCAGCACAATACGATACAGCAGTATAAATATAAGCAGGAGCACATGACAGACCAGGCTGAGCTGTAGCAGGCATGAAAGCAGCATGCAGTGTTCACTACTGATCCAGGATCAGTATTTGGCCTTGAGACTATTGCAGGATGAACACACAGGCTCTGAACCaagatcagttttttttttagttcaaatTGCCCACATGCACAGAATGTAAACAAACTCTCAAGACATGCTTGATGTccaaagttctttttttttcttttcttttttttaaaaaaaacaaaacaagtaaaaatCTCTCACATCCAGAATCTTGAGCATTGCCAAAATTCCCAGTAATTTAGTTTTGTTGCTGTTAATTACATCTTAACAAAAGCAATTCTGTTCATCATCAACATGGGACCACTGATCTGGACTTGCATTGAGGTTCTGGGGCTAAAAGTACTGCATTATCCTCTGATCTTGGATGTGATGGATGCAAAGTCCTGGAGCTTATTTTGCGAGATCAATAAGAGAGCTCATATGTAATTCAGGGGGACTTTAgatgtatatacatatttgtgtgtctggaggtctgggaaaacccttttGTTTGACTATAAATAGTTCTGAAAACGACAGATTTCTGAAAATTACAGGCATTTTAAAGTTACCCCTGAAAGTAAAAaagttgtattaaaaaaataattctgacTTTGGCGAAAGAGTATCATGGACACTTTGACAgctggtatctgattacaaacagCACTGATGGGCCTTATATTCGTTTTGATACAGCACGTAgctatccaacaacttgatcaaagttCATTCTGTGACTAAATCAAACTTGGGCTAACAAGATTTTAGATATCTTTAGGCAGACTGCCTGTTTTTACCACCATGTTTGGTAAACTGGctccttaaaaaaaacatgatcttTGTCGGAAGACAGCCAGGgtaaaaagtaaattaaaaaccTGTCCATGTTATTGCGAAATATGATTATGATTTCATAATGAACAAAAGTCTAATTGtgctttgattaaaaaaaaaaaaaagttttagtcTTCTTTTGGCTATCCATGCATACCAACATCtgatgaattttaaaaaatcacaacacACGTTACAGAAAAGAGTCTGGAAAAAACAGACTTCCACGActtgtttaatacatttaactAACCATACaaacagtactgtgcaaaaggcACGTGCAAAGATCCCTTCAAAAATAATGGTATTACACATCAGTGaacaataataaactaaacaaagtcacGATTTGGTGTGACAACGCTTTGCTTTTTGAAAATGATCAGTAGACTCAGGAACatattgtaatgttttaataCGGAAATTGgctggtaagttttactgagcatcctGGAGACTGctacagttcttctggagactctgACTGCCACATCTGCAGGTCTTATTTTTGCAGGTAAAACCGACACacttcattatgttttattcattatgtattatttaatatatcaTAAAAAATTTTTGTTGAAAAACTAATGCTTGGAAATATAAAGTTTTTGTGCTGACTCAGTAATGTCAAAATAAACATCTATcagaatttttattaaaatatagggtgcctaagactttggtacagtactgtatattgagAGGAAAATTATcgaaatcattttttttttacgcagcCACTTTAAGATAAGGCCAGCACTGACTACTGAAACCTAAAGACTCTCTGTACGTGAGAACTGAGTGGCTTTTAGCTGTGCCTTTAAACTGGGTTTCATCATCTACGTTATCTACAACGGAAGAAGAGGCTTTGTGTGACACTGTCCACTCCCTCTAAGTGCTCTCGCATGATACACACACTGCCGGACATACTGCTTATCAGGAAGAAGAAGACCAGTCATCTGAATCCCATTTCCACTcatcccatacacacacatgcctgcATTGCTACTTGATTAAACCATGAAGGTCCCGGTGTCATGGAGAGACACAGAAGCTCTTTTCACAGCTAACATAAACAGTAAGCCCACAAAGCGCAGTACAGGACAGAAACTACAGCAGACATGCAGGAGAAACAAGCTTTGTTAATAGCCAGAGAGAACCGCTGGGTTTAGGGCTTACCTGCGACCGCTGTAGACTATCAGTGTGACAACACTACACGATCTAGCACtagaaaacacacaccacagcagACCTCCTGCAGAAAACAGCACTGCTCCCTCTCCACCCACTCTCACGCAGCATTTGGTAAATGGGGTGAGTGAGCAAAGCTCATTGGTTAAATGTGTGAGTGTTGCAGGaagtaaacaggaagtcatggaaCGGAAATCACAGAAAGTTCAGCTTGCATCCAAAAGTCTtgcttaaaaagcttttgaaaaTGGTCTAACATGAGAAAACCCCAAATTCACAGTGAAGCATTTCCTACAAAAAGAagtttattacattattaaagaagagatataaataataaaacatgcacGTCTATGAACAGAGATACACACCAAACAATGGAATACaaaaggaagagaaaaggaaggaacagaaataataaaatattgtaataaaataaaatataataaaatataatgtaataaaaatatcttGCAACACAGAACACTACAAATCGAACTACAAATTGAAAACTGAACAGTTTTAACAACAGCATCATGCGCTCATCTGGTTTACAGTTAAACATCATAATAACAATTACAAACTCCAAACTTAACTCTTCATAATAGCTGCACGTGGAAACATTTCTGTCCTTTagcttataaataaaaaatatcagtgcttcagtaaaaaaaaaaaaaaaaaaaagttcatttataCAACAAAAACATCTCAGTCTACTTAAAACTAAAATGGTTCCTTAAGGAGTAAATTGAAAACAACAGTCCTCATAAGCACGGTCACCTTCTCTATATCTTGTTTAACAAAAGAcgaaagacaaaagaaaaaaaacaacaagctgACCAAATATAAGATCACAGCTATGAATAAGAGTCTCTCTTTTCCCCGTGTGCCATGTGTAGCATGCCATGCTCGCCACAGATCTCTACGCAGTCCTGAACTGGGACAGGCAATGAGATGAAGGTGAAGGCAGAAGATGAGGGTGAGGGTGAAGAAGCAGGGAGAGCAGTAAATGGTTCAAGTAGCCATTTTGCCTACCTGATATCTGTCTATAGGGTCCTCCTGCTGAAGTTGGCTCTCTCGGAAAGCTTGGTACTCCTTCTCAAACTTCTTTAGCTTCTTAGTTGGCACCTGAGGAGAGCGGGGAAAGAGTTATATGGATATAGAGTGTAAACACTGGTTCTGCAATATGGTGTTATAATTAAGGGAATGTACCAGCCAGAGTTTACCTTTGAGAGGTTAATTCAGGCAAAATTCACCTAGATTCCCGTGTATGACTAATGAAGCGTCTGACACTGAATGTGCTTCACGATTTCCATCAAAAATTAATTATCTTGCATAATTCTGAAGGAGCGGGACATTGGTCAGAGACagacattaaacatttaaaaccgCATAACCTTATGATTCAGTGCTGTTTTATAGTACATGAACATGCTGTGAGTGTCTCTATCTGCACTCTATTTTACTCACTGCTTGGTATGccctaattttttatttatttatttatttttaaacagtgctTGTTTTGTGGAGAAGTTAATACATTAATACTCACACAGCAGCACATTGTCTCCATATTTAGCATATGAAGAattctgtgttaaaaaaaacaaaaaacatttgattGATGATAAAATTGAGCAACAATCTGAACTTtctggctctctctctgtttgtgtgtgtgtgtgtgtgtgtgtgtgtgtgcgtgcgtggggGATTTCCTGTATGTTTTTGTACCTTGGTTGGGAACCACGTGTCTCCACAAGGATAGGAAAATCTGACAGTtctgaccttgtggggacatatGCCTGGTTCCCATGAGGAAAAccacagcttttatttaaaaaaaactaagagataaaaggtttcttttttttcttgataatGTCAagaaaacagacttcatgtgaaaactataatcaatttcctgtttacacaatTGTAGTACAGTACACAGGTATAGAATGGAATAAATTATAATCGCACTCttcgttgtcacccagatgagacTGGGCTCCTTTTTGAGTCTGCTTTCTTcttcatatcgtctcagggagtatTTCCTTGCCACCACttcctctggcttgctcatttggGATAAATTTATAAACGTAATATTTATATCGTAACttatatattcctgtaaagctgctttgtgacagtgtccattgttaaaagctctatacaaataacaTTGACTTAAATTTTTGGTTAATGTTAGATTTGAATGTAGCACAGCATTAATTGGCTGTGCGtgtgtacaattttatttatttttaaccaaagAATCATTTTGCTGATATCACATTGCTACACCTAGTATTGGTACTGAAAACCTTAAACCCACTGTAATTTTTCATTAGCATTCACAGGTTAAACATTCCTTGCATTCTTTAGATACTTTTGTGTGATCAGCAACATGGTGCACAAGAAAGTGTGAACATTCTGATGAAATTTTAAGCCTGAAAATGGAAGACTAGTCctcacacagaaaaaaataagcCACAATGTGCTTGCTCTGTTTCCCCCAAACTAACCACACGTTAAATACATCAAGTGTGTCAGTAACTGACAGACTTGGCTTAACTCAGCTCAGTTGCAGTGATGAAGCTTAACACCCGAGACTGCTCAGGCTTGCCTGTGTTCTCGGTGGCTGAGTGTGTTGCTATAACAGCAGAGCCGCTGTTGGTTTGTGTGCTGGAGTTACTATGGCATTCAGCAGGGAGGAGCTTTCTAAAGCCACACTGCATTACTGCTGTTAAAACCAACCACACCAATTACTTAATTACTTacacaacatttatttaaaatgattttccaACATATGCTTCCCCATACACAAGCAGAATGATATAGTACCTCATGATGCATGATGTATTTCAGTTTGGTGTCTAATACAGAAGCACTGGCTAAAGTGGCTAAAGCTTGCCTTGGACTGTAGATATGTTTACTGCTGGATCATTAGTTCATCATCTGATATTTTAATGGACAAGCTTGTCTGGTTTACATTTTACCTGATAGACCATTAGTAACATGTTACTATCAATGGAGATTTAACAAAGCATCTTTGGACAAGTTCCTAAAATGTAGAATGCAGACTCATTTTGattaatcaaaataaattcAGCAGCAGAAAGCAAAAGATAAAAGCTTGAAGACATAAAAGCTTCCTTTCTTCATTCAACTTTCTTCTTCCTAAATTTTGATAAATCAGAGGTACTGAGTCTCGACCGTACAACCTTGAAGAAAAATAATGCATCATTCATGCATCGTGAGCACTCGCCAAAATATTACTAATGTGACGTGGgagaagggggcggggcttccagagAGTGTCAATTAACATTGCAATGTTCAAAACACCTACTGTCAAAACTGTCAGTCATTCCACATTACATGTTGATTGACTCATCTGCTGTTTGTATTATCAAAAATAACAAGGCCGCTCTTTTGAgagattttctttttgcttttctgaGTGACGGCTCATTTGAGTGTACTCTGATGTCGAAATGTGGAACTCCTACACAAAATGCATAAAAGGTTTGCAGGTCCGTGAGGCTACCCCAAAACGAGGTTTACTTCAAAACTTCAATCGAAACCAAAAGCTAGTTAAGAACCTTGGTGATGAGGGATTTCATTTGATTCcattaaatgtaatattggcAAAAAGGCacataattgtttatttaagaaaaacatGATGTATATGACCCATCGAATCACCCAATAAAAAGCGCAGTTAAGCACCTGTTTCACACATCTGCCTCTCTGTTAATGCAAACCATTTACAACACTGTTGCACTTAACAGCACCATCTTGCCGAAATCCATCTCACCAAAAAGTGTGTCGTTACCCTTTTACACAAGGGCTTTCACCTACAGATCCACCGAGCCTGattgcaaacacacactaacaagtGCTCTTGGGAACCACCCACCTGGCCTCGTTTTGCATAGAGACTCTGATATGGGAGAAAACACTGACGTGACGTAATCTCCATGGGGCCCgtgaaaaaaaacagctt
This genomic interval carries:
- the rabgap1l gene encoding rab GTPase-activating protein 1-like isoform X8; the encoded protein is MPPALRALEEGASAGEEQASLEPDYTERVMTLLGMGHRLFVPRLLATSKEDLLQADFEGALKFFRVQLPKRYRAAENARRLMEQACNIKVPTKKLKKFEKEYQAFRESQLQQEDPIDRYQRENRRLQEASMRLEQENDDLAHELVTSKIALRNDLDQAEDKADVLNKELLSTKQRLVETEEEKRRQEEETAQLKEVFRRELEKAESEIKKTTAIITEYKQICSQLSTRLEKQQASTKEELDIVKSKVMACERCREVFSKDGPLHVPAVTQDNRDSDLDEEKDSLKAQLRELELELAQTKLQLVEAKCRIQELEHQRGVLMTEVQAAKNSWFSKTLGSLKTSASSQTPSSPKEGQ
- the rabgap1l gene encoding rab GTPase-activating protein 1-like isoform X5, with the protein product MHCRFHTHAGKMMEEVSITVAYDAHVINQICDEDIFANLVADSRPKPAVPTKKLKKFEKEYQAFRESQLQQEDPIDRYQRENRRLQEASMRLEQENDDLAHELVTSKIALRNDLDQAEDKADVLNKELLSTKQRLVETEEEKRRQEEETAQLKEVFRRELEKAESEIKKTTAIITEYKQICSQLSTRLEKQQASTKEELDIVKSKVMACERCREVFSKDGPLHVPAVTQDNRDSDLDEEKDSLKAQLRELELELAQTKLQLVEAKCRIQELEHQRGVLMTEVQAAKNSWFSKTLGSLKTSASSQTPSSPKEGQ
- the rabgap1l gene encoding uncharacterized protein rabgap1l isoform X6; this translates as MHCRFHTHAGKMMEEVSITVAYDAHVINQICDEDIFANLVADSRPKPAVPTKKLKKFEKEYQAFRESQLQQEDPIDRYQDCVEICGEHGMLHMAHGEKRDSYS